ATAAAACCACCGGCGCGGAACCCGACGTCTTCCCCTGGCGGCAGTTCGAGGACGAGTTCTTTGATGAATGTGGCGACATTGTAATTTGAGAGCACTTTGCAGTCCCACTTTTTGATGCTAAATACTTCGGCGGGTACTTCGATATCCATATCGCCTTTCACTGTTACCTGGCACGAAAGCCGACACCCTTCCCGCGCTTCTTTGCGGTTGATGTGTGACAGTTCGGTGGATAAGATATCGCCGCCGCCGTCGTTGATCGTCACTTTGCACTGTCCACAGGTGCCGCCTCCACCGCATGCGGACGATACAAAAATTCTATTGTCGGCCAATGTGTTGAGCAATTTGCCGCCTATGGGAACAGAAACGCTGTGGTCGGGATCGTCGTTGATGGTGATGTGCGCCTGCCCTGAGGCAACCAATCGCGATCTGGCAATGAGTATAACCGCTACCAGCATCAGCACCATGGTAGTAAACATCCCTACACCGAGTAAAATTAGCCTTACGTCTTCCATATTATCTCCACGCTTGCCTGGATCTAAAGTTGAATCCCCGAAAAGAGCATAAATGCCATTGCCATCAATCCCACGGTCATAAACGTGATGCCCAGCCCGCGCAGTGCAGGTGGCACGTTGCTGTATTTCATTTTTTCGCGTATGCCCGCCAGTCCGACTATGGCGAGTGCCCAACCCGTGCCACTGCCCAGTCCAAAGACGACGCTTTCTGAAAAGTTAAAGTCGCGTTCGACCATGAGCAGGGAACCACCTAAGATCGCGCAGTTCACTGTGATCAGGGGCAAGAATATGCCCAGGGCGTTGTACAGGGTGGGTACGTATTTGTCCAGTACCATTTCCAGAATTTGAATCATTGCGGCGATGACGCCGATATATGTGACCAGGCCCAAAAATGTGAGATCCACATTTGGCAAGCCCGCCCAGGCGAGTGCGCCTTCGGTCAGGACATGGGTAAAAATTAAATTGTTGATCGGCACTGTAATCGTCTGGACCACGATCACCGCAATGCCCAGGCCCACAGCGGTTGTCACCTGTTTGGAGACGGCGAGGTATGTACACATGCCCAAAAAGAAAGCGAGGGCCATATTTTCGACAAAAACGGCTTTGACAAATAAGCTGATATAGTGTTCGGCCATTTTAATCCTCTTCCACTTGCTCGGGTTTCCACGCGCGCACAACCCAGATGAAGAACCCGATTAAGAAAAACGCACTCGGCGATAATAACATCAAGCCGTTGGGCATGTACCAGCCGCCTTCGGTGACGAGTGGCAAAATGTCAACGCCCAGAAGTTTACCCGATCCCAGAAGTTCGCGGAAAAATCCCACCACAATTAAGATGGTGCTGTAACCCAATCCATTTCCCAGGCCGTCTAATAAGCTGTGCGTGGGTGGATTTTTCATTGCAAATCCTTCGGCGCGTCCCATGATGATGCAGTTGGTAATGATCAGTCCGACAAAGATCGACAATTGCTTGGATATGTTGTAAGCAAATGCCTGGATAGCCTGGTCGGCGATAATCACAAGTGAGGCAATAATGGTCATTTGTACAATGATGCGCACGCTGGATGGGATGTGATTTCTGATCAGGCTTACCGATATATTGGAAAGCGTTATAACAAAGATGACCGCCAAAGACATGACGATTGAGGTCTCCAGCTTTGTGGTCACTGCGAGTGCCGAACATACTCCCAATACCTGACGCCCGATGGGGTTGTCATCAAAGATGGGCGTCCATACCAGGCTTTTGGCTTCTTTCGCCGTCAAAGACGGAGATGGTGGCACTTCTGGCGCTTGTTCTTCCCGTTCGATTACTTCAGCCACGAGCACCTCCTTGTTTTAGTGTGTCTAAAAATCGACCGTATCCTTCGTTGCCCAACCAGTACTTGAGCATACTGTCTAATCCCCGTGTGGTGATGGTCGCTCCCGATAGACCATCGACCTGGTATTTTGCTTTTGCACTTTTGGGATTGACCTGGCCTTTGATTACGGAGATGGCGACATTACCGGCATCGTCAAATGCCTGTTTGCCGGGCCATAATTCCTTCCATCTGGCGTTATCCACCTCGCCACCCAGTCCCGGGGTTTCGCCGTGTTCGTAAAATGTGATGCCCTGAATGCTTTGCAGGTCATTGCCCAGTGATACAAAGCCGTAGAGTGTGGACCAGAGGCCATAGCCGTAGATGGGCAAGATAATGCGCTGCAATTTGTCGTTTTCCATCACTTTATAGACGAAGATATACTTCGGGCGGTTGCGAATATTTGCAATGTCTCTATCCGCATCAACAGAATGCCCAAAAACGGGGTCGGATGCCATTTTCTTTAAGTCATAGGTATCTACGTCGATGCCATCGGGATATTCTTCGTTGTTCAAGATCTGCCCCGTGTCCAGTTCAATAAGCAGTGGTACGACTTTATTTTCGT
The genomic region above belongs to Gemmatimonadota bacterium and contains:
- a CDS encoding NADH:ubiquinone reductase (Na(+)-transporting) subunit D — protein: MTAKEAKSLVWTPIFDDNPIGRQVLGVCSALAVTTKLETSIVMSLAVIFVITLSNISVSLIRNHIPSSVRIIVQMTIIASLVIIADQAIQAFAYNISKQLSIFVGLIITNCIIMGRAEGFAMKNPPTHSLLDGLGNGLGYSTILIVVGFFRELLGSGKLLGVDILPLVTEGGWYMPNGLMLLSPSAFFLIGFFIWVVRAWKPEQVEED
- a CDS encoding Na(+)-translocating NADH-quinone reductase subunit C, whose translation is MQNDSIQKTIFVAVALCLVCSLFVSLFAVSLHDIQKENKRLDKVKNILIAGGLYDPSVDVQSVYENKVVPLLIELDTGQILNNEEYPDGIDVDTYDLKKMASDPVFGHSVDADRDIANIRNRPKYIFVYKVMENDKLQRIILPIYGYGLWSTLYGFVSLGNDLQSIQGITFYEHGETPGLGGEVDNARWKELWPGKQAFDDAGNVAISVIKGQVNPKSAKAKYQVDGLSGATITTRGLDSMLKYWLGNEGYGRFLDTLKQGGARG
- the nqrE gene encoding NADH:ubiquinone reductase (Na(+)-transporting) subunit E; the protein is MAEHYISLFVKAVFVENMALAFFLGMCTYLAVSKQVTTAVGLGIAVIVVQTITVPINNLIFTHVLTEGALAWAGLPNVDLTFLGLVTYIGVIAAMIQILEMVLDKYVPTLYNALGIFLPLITVNCAILGGSLLMVERDFNFSESVVFGLGSGTGWALAIVGLAGIREKMKYSNVPPALRGLGITFMTVGLMAMAFMLFSGIQL